One segment of Panicum virgatum strain AP13 chromosome 1K, P.virgatum_v5, whole genome shotgun sequence DNA contains the following:
- the LOC120656751 gene encoding pectinesterase inhibitor 8-like, whose translation MMTSLSKSLLAAAVALAALLAADATVETTCKAAAGADARVDYGFCVSELSRHRDSPGADAWGLAKVAANLGFNNAGGAVRDADALLARPPGAGADDAKKRAALGQCRRLYFDMELSFAGAYDEINARDYAAGKEMAAEAAALARRCDDVFAEVGVPSPLARRGEYAGQIGVVCVAITDLIK comes from the coding sequence ATGATGACGAGTCTGTCGAAGAGCCTCCTCGCCGCAGCCGTGGCTCtcgccgcgctcctcgccgccgacgcgacCGTGGAAACGACGTgcaaggcggcggccggcgcggacgCTCGCGTCGACTACGGCTTCTGCGTGTCGGAGCTGAGCAGGCACCGCGACAGCCCCGGCGCGGACGCCTGGGGCCTGGCCAAGGTGGCGGCCAACCTCGGCTTCAAcaacgccggcggcgccgtccgcGACGCGGACGCCCTGCTGGCCAGGCcgccgggcgcgggcgccgaCGACGCGAAGAAGAGGGCGGCGCTGGGGCAGTGCCGCAGGCTCTACTTCGACATGGAGCTCTCGTTCGCCGGGGCGTACGACGAGATCAACGCGCGGGACTACGCGGCGGGGAAGGAGATGgccgcggaggccgcggcgctggcgcgCCGGTGCGACGACGTCTTCGCCGAGGTCGGGGTCCCGTCGCCgctcgcgcggcgcggcgagtaCGCCGGGCAGATCGGGGTCGTGTGCGTGGCCATCACCGACCTCATCAAGTGA